The sequence gaaacattaagTAGAAATGTGATAAAATTGGCACAATTTGAATGAAAGGTTACAGTATGTAACTGCAGCTACAGTGCTGCCACCCCCCTAGAAGCTACACTTAGAATGTCGCATAATACTTAAGTGGTGAAGCAAAAGAGGTCATGTTTGTGTAACATCCTTTCAGTTTAATTATATGAGTTGTACTGGATGCAAATGTGTTGCATAATCACATAGTGAACTTTCCTGAGTCTCTGATCTAAAGCACATGGTGCTGTAACTTCTGTTTGCAGGCACAGGCACGACTGGCAAGAGTGGCAGCAGCCAAATGCGGCAGTGGTCTGCTAAACCTTTAAGCACCCAGAAGAGGATATTCACACTGTACCATTGATCAGATATGTTTGGTTTCGTTTGTACTTAATAAATTTGGCTAAATAAGCTAAGTTGAATTAGTTTTGTGACTGgcatacaaaaaatgaattttgtataCATTGCCATCAACATACAACATACTTTGGGTGGTGATGTGTTGGTGGCAAATTCATCTTTTAACTGGAATGGCCAAGCGCTGTATTTATGCAGTTGCGTCTGACTAGACCAGGTTTGTATGAGggcaggacaaaaaaaaaaacccctctaaAATCACTTCCACAAAATACTCCAGGCAAAACACTGAACAGTTTCAGTAAAGGCAACAGTCAGCTGTAACACTTGTATAATGTTTTCAATAATGTAACTGGACTCCAATAGGCCTATAAAATGTGGttaaattcacagaaaaaaaacatgccaaacATATTGGCAAGCTACATACAAATAAAACCGTGGGATGACAGTGTGTCTTGGAAGAAAGTTATCAATATAACAAACACTATAATCGGGAAAAACAGTACAGCTTTTTATCTGAAGATAAGCCTGAACTTACAGAATTGCATGCAATTAAGCGATCACATTTCAGCCCACTTCTAATGTACTTGACCTTCAGTGTAATACTTTCCTCAACATATTCAAAAACTGATCCTTAGATCAAAAATCCTTCATAATCATATGCATACAACCATATGGCACTTGTTGAATGCTTGTAAAATGCTTGTATGAACATATTGCgtattaatatatattacaatgaTAAATATCCTTATAATAACAGTATTGAGAGTATAAGTAATACTTTATCCTGCGAAAAGGTACAGAACAAGAGAGAACAAGAACTTTAAAAGTGAATTAAGGCTGTTATTCTTCTCACTTTTCCTGTTCCTTCTTCGTTTTTCCTTGAGGGTTGGAGTCCCCTGGGTTGGTATTTGCAGTCTGCTTGCCCGCTGCCTTGGTCACTGCCTTGATAGCCAGGTGGTCAAAGTTGAAGGCCGCAAAGCCCACATTGGCGGCACAGTCAATGGCACTGTTGGTTGCCTGGCTGGCTTCTGCGCCGTACCTTGATCACAGATAATCAACACTGGGTGAGGGGACCGGCCGTGGAGTGTGAAAGGCAAGAGGGAAGGGACAACCACCAAGGGGAAGCCAGAGGGAAGGTGAAATGAGGTGAGAGTGCAGAGGAGGTGGAGCTACAGAGATGAGGGGTGTTCAAGGGGTGGTGACGTGCAGCATGCAGTGATTTGAAGATCGTATCTATTATGGTGTCAACCATGATCGACACTTACAGCTACAACACCCATGTCTGCATGTTGTTGATTTTGGAAGCTACCTGTGTCCATTTCCTGATCACAACAACATGTGCATTGACAGAGATCGTGCTTGATTATGAGGGTGTAATTAGAATTTATGGATAATTGAAGAGCTTTGCTGGATCTTGAATGCTAATCTGCAGTAGTAATCATGCTTATGAACACGCTGTGGTGTTTAACATGGTGTACATGAAGTCATATAAGATTGGTTCTGGAGCTCATTGAGCCCAAGGTGGGCCAACATGCAAGCTGGATTTAAAGTAGAAGTGTAGGAATAGTTATGGTAATGAGGTATAGCTCTGCATGATAAGGACACCAAGGAGCAGGGACACAGGCTGACACTTGAACGCATTTCAGTTTATTAACAAATGGAAGTCacactgcagagcagagagcactCTCAGTGGGGCCATTCTACAGCCCCTCATGCAAACAGGCTGTAGAAGGCCAGGGCATGCCAGAGAAAATTGCTCAGGGAAGAATACTTGGATTCAAATTAGTCTTTTTCTGTTAATTGTTGCTAGGAGGGTCTAAGATGTTTTCTAGACCCCTAAATCTGCAAAATAAGGGGGAAAGACAAAAATGTGAGCGcttgtttcttttccatttcaaaattccACTTCTGAGTCATAAAGACACACTGCAAGCCACACTCTAAAAATCAGAAATACAGTAATGGGTTGATAAAACgcagaacaaaaaggaaataaatgaaagaggAGAAACCACAGAGATACACCTATACTGGTAACACAGCCCTCTATGGAATGCTGCACGGTTAGTatatagaagaaaaaaaaaaaaaaaccaacaccACTTACTTATGTTTCACTGTGCTCACTGTCTCTGATGCTACACTCTTGCCGATGCTCTTCGATGCCGTTTCCAAGCCAGTCCACATGGTTGCAAGTCCTGTACAGCAGAAAGAAAGATAATATGCCGACAACACATTAATCAAACCACGGAACTTTATATGAATGATTGTCTTTGGGAGCTGTTACAGAGCATGGATACGTTGCGGTGAGCtgcaaaatcaaaaatccatcGGATTTAACAGCTTTTATGAGTCAGCACAGATACATTTATatgatgtcattttgttgaTTCAGCACATCACTCAGTTGATTTAGGTCTcagaaaaaacactgcagatcCTTTAAATTGCCAGAACCACATGAGTACAGCCCTCTCATGGAACCTTCTGCAGACCACCTCCAGGCCCATTGTGTGAGCATCCACATCTGATGAGTGTGACACAGCATACCCTGCATCCCACTGGCTGCCACCACCATGGCCCCGTCGAGGGTGGAGCGCCCGTTCTTGTCCTTCTTCAGGGACTCTGGGATCAGCTTGCTCCCGTGCTTCTTAACATGGGGCGCAAGCTCGCGGCCCACGCGTCCAGCTACCGTGCAGACCCCATCCACTGAAACAGAGCAAGgccttcagacacacacagtccatGCACTGAGACACAGCAATGCCCTCTGACGCACGTAGCCCATccactgaaacagaacaaagccTTCACAAATGCTACAACAGCTACTGTCAGCTACAACAGAGTAAACGTTTCAAATATTGTATCATTACATCTGCCTGGCAGATGCCCCTTTTCACTGGAACCCAGAAAAAAGGCCAGTAAATGAACTTAAAAGACCAGTTTTACGGCTGTCCAGTCCACCAGAATTGTATATAATAAATTTAGCTTAATATCTTaactttaaaattatttcatgtgaaTGTTTCCCTTTTATACCAAAACTAGTTTAGtaaacagtatgtttttttttttttttacatacagtacaacattCTAGTGATGTATTGGTCATAAACTGTCATTTTGGAAAAAGAAGTCTCCAGTAGCTCTTGAAAGGATCAATTCATGTGAATCaatctgaagaaaaatataGCAAGCATTGCAGTTGGCTGTacatacaaaaaagcaaacataaaaggTTCTCTCAGAAAAGGCACACAGTATACGCTCTGTAACAGAtgacaagcaaaacaaacacaaatcagcTGTTGTGTGAAGATGAGCATGCCAGTACTTACAGAATTGTACAAACATAATAAAGTTATCACATTTTACCTCACTCTTTCTGATGTAAAATATGATCATTCCAGACCCTTTGGCCCTCCAGGTCCAAAGGAGTACAATGGAgtacacagaacagaacaaagatAACTGTATGTTAGATAATTCTGGAAATTTGGGAAAGGCAAACATGGACATGGCTCCTCACCTAGAAACTGGCTCACTTTGACAGCACCCCCGGTGGCCTGCTTGGCAACATTCAATCCCTTGGCAACGTTGGGGTTGACTTCAGCGGGCACGTTCTCTGGGGTGATGTGCTCCCGCAGTTTGGACGCCCCCTTGTGGATGGCTTTCTCTGTGTACTCGGCCCCTTTCACCAGCCcccagctcagccatgaagccCCTGGACAGACCACCCGCAGCATCATCAGCCTTATCACTAACATTTTGCTCAGGGTCAAACAATGTTAAACTCAAGATCAAGCTCAAGTTAACTTATCAGTCTTATTTGCTTATTATTAAAGTAGGGGTTAGTGAATAATATGTAAGGTGTCCAACACTGCTAATTCTGGTGTGGATGAATGCCATATAGCCAACATCAGTCCATCATCGAGTAATGTACATAATGTGGACAAAACCGAGTGACATGCTATAGCCAACCACACTGTATGGTAGCTACAACATTAACAAAGATCCCATGTTTATATGTGCAAGGGTCAGGCTTCCCATACTGGTTGAAAATTTCACAGGTGAATTAAATtgcacacttcctgttttctaTATGCAGgacctgttctgtttttataatCTTTGTTTAGAATAagctgccctctagtggatcATTTTAGAAACTATCCAgcaaatttatttattcttgtgTGACACAGCTGGCCCTTGAAATTAATCTAACTCAATCAGACCAAGGGCAGAGTTATTTACGTGTGGTTTCCTCATTTGGTTGATCACCTGCTTGCACATGCTGTACTGCTGGTAAAATAAGCATTTATATTCCATGCTAATATCATCAAATTTCACCATATCTGCCAACATCTTCAATCACCTAACACTGACGGTAACACACACGGTGACACTGATGCATTCTTCTGCCATCCATCTCAATTTTACCTTCAGAAAACTTTGTCTTGAGACTCATTTCGCATATTGACTGGTTATAGAAATATAGActcattttctgttgtcttttcagCCCATTATTGTCATCTACCTGCAcctgcattttatgttttgcttCACAGTTCTGCATTTGTTCCATTAAAAGTTGACTTATCAATTCTATAGCAATTCTGGGACAGTATTTGGGACAGGGCTCTGTCAAGCTGTGCCAAGTCACATGCTGTACTTCAGAATAGTAACCCATTTACACAGATAAAGCTTTACAGcaacaaattaaatcaaacaccTTGCTGAAGGGTTCAGCAGTGTCCTAAATGGGATGCAAACTCAGGACCCTCAGATCCAGAACCTCCAGCTCCTCACAATTACTGCACATGCTACAGCTGGCCACACACAAGGATATGTTAAAAGAGTGTATGCATGTTTAGCgtgtcacagagggacacaggggAGAGTGGTGGGGAGGCCGAGATCCCAGCTTGATCCCACAGTCACCTGTGAGGATGCCGTGGGCCACCTTCTCGCTCCACTCTGGCGCTGGCTTCTCCTCCTCCGGTGCAACCATCACAGCTGCAGCCTCCTCTGGGGCATCCAAGGGCACCTTCTCGCCCAGATTGTCTGCGCTCGCCGCCTCCTCCGGAGCCTGTCACAATACAGACCGATCCTCAGCAAAggtgaaacagaaacaggctcATGTGCTATGTACACCCATGCTGTGGGAGTGGAAAAAATGCACCCACTTAGAGCACATACCAAATCATGACGCAGCTCATTGACTGACAAAAGTTTTGTAACGGTGTTTTCTTACACAGAACGACAGAAGTAAAAGCATCAAGGACTTGAAACAAGGCATTAACTGATGCTCACTGAATCCTCCAAACCTCGGAAATGGCCTGTGTGAAGTGCtcttacttttcatttttaacttctgagaagaaagagaaggtaAAGATGCGATTCACTAACTTATTGAAATGAAGGAATCTTTCAACCAAGATTAAGTGAGcaacaaatgtcattttatgttaTAGAAAATGTTTAAAGTTTGTACAGCACTtgacattttcttcagtttcccATCATTTGTCACTGAAGAGCTATACTATGAAAAGCAGCGCttgaattaaaatgactgttCAGCTCAGAATATCTGACTCAATTGCACAACACACCATCTAATTCCCTCACTGATGTGATCGATATGTTCCACTGAGATTGTCATTGATGAAGTCTGATGCACCAACAGGAAGCTcatattaattataaatgatGTTCAATCCCATGCAATTTGTGTGACCTACCAACTCCCTTACAGACTTTCTCAGGCCAAGGTCCGTTAcccaacaaaacacaaaaataaaattaaaaaataataaaaaaaacaataatggtACAGTTTGTTGGTCAAGTACCTTGAAATAGCTTTAAAGACTCATAACCTCACTTTCAATCTGTGAGTGAGATGCGAGTAGGATGATTAATTCTGTAGAGGATGCTGCTCATAGGCCAGCACCATAATCAGTAAATCTAATAATTCACATCACTGGCCACAGAGCGATGTAATGAAGAAGCAGGAGGAAATGATGCTCGCTAATCAGAACACTGCTAGTTCATTCACTCTAATCAGTGGAATTAAGCTCAGGGGAAAAACAAGGGCAGAAATTCTGATGAGTTTACAGTTATTTTCTTGGGCGGGCTCAACAGCAGTCATGCGCCAGTGTGGCGCATCTGTGTATGCTCGCGGAGGGAGACAGGATGTTCCAGTGAAGCCACTGTAGTACCATTACTACTCACCTGGAGTCTGAGATCAGTCAGCTGCGAGAGGTGGTCCTGAAACAGCTCGTGGTCTGACGCGGGCAGCTCGGAGGACAGCACCACACCTACGTAGGACCCTGGTGTGCTTGCCATTGTGTCGGGGAACATGAACACCCCGGTGTTACACAGCAGAACTGGGGAGTCTGGGGTCAGAGGGTACACCCACTCGCACACCTGCAACAAACAACCATCATAGACTGATTTATACAACTTCTCCATTTACACCAAATGCCACACTAACATTATGACCATACATGCACAATATGTGGAATGTGCTTCCAACTTTCAGGGTGTGTCTATGCAGTGCAATGTGGACTGCCTCATCTGGACACGCAAACTGGGGGCCGTCTTTCACGACAATTGTTCCCTGTGGGGGCACGGTCTGCTGGGCCCTGGGGGAAGCTCTGCCTGGTGCATTTGTGTTGCCCGGATACAGTCGCTATGGCCGATGCAGACCACTAGTGCTCACAGGGGGAAGTGGTGCCAGGGAGGTACGAGGGCGACAGCTGGGGC comes from Megalops cyprinoides isolate fMegCyp1 chromosome 3, fMegCyp1.pri, whole genome shotgun sequence and encodes:
- the sparta gene encoding spartin a isoform X1, whose protein sequence is MEKAFDPVGLQAIKDDYERAFECLDRGLTEDESGDKAVALELYRQGRQHLLRAIGVPSGGSERVGPAWDSARQMQQKMRETLSNITIRLAALENMPEPEPTAAHGAAETLAQLLYPKLPVKAESEKPAPAKGNIHDNQLPGAAGGLISLPHPPVMQQGVPGELPPAYTPQAADGHLTLSYGTEVGELSLVRDEFHRPAPLLQSPNLGEEGQEILFLPRGVQIFFVTPEGHVSAPSYPGYLRIVSFDRQHLESAPSQPPAYLQVCEWVYPLTPDSPVLLCNTGVFMFPDTMASTPGSYVGVVLSSELPASDHELFQDHLSQLTDLRLQAPEEAASADNLGEKVPLDAPEEAAAVMVAPEEEKPAPEWSEKVAHGILTGASWLSWGLVKGAEYTEKAIHKGASKLREHITPENVPAEVNPNVAKGLNVAKQATGGAVKVSQFLVDGVCTVAGRVGRELAPHVKKHGSKLIPESLKKDKNGRSTLDGAMVVAASGMQGLATMWTGLETASKSIGKSVASETVSTVKHKYGAEASQATNSAIDCAANVGFAAFNFDHLAIKAVTKAAGKQTANTNPGDSNPQGKTKKEQEK
- the sparta gene encoding spartin a isoform X2, with the protein product MEKAFDPVGLQAIKDDYERAFECLDRGLTEDESGDKAVALELYRQGRQHLLRAIGVPSGGSERVGPAWDSARQMQQKMRETLSNITIRLAALENMPEPEPTAAHGAAETLAQLLYPKLPVKAESEKPAPAKGNIHDNQLPGAAGGLISLPHPPVMQQGVPGELPPAYTPQAADGHLTLSYGTEVGELSLVRDEFHRPAPLLQSPNLGEEGQEILFLPRGVQIFFVTPEGHVSAPSYPGYLRIVSFDRQHLESAPSQPPAYLQVCEWVYPLTPDSPVLLCNTGVFMFPDTMASTPGSYVGVVLSSELPASDHELFQDHLSQLTDLRLQAPEEAASADNLGEKVPLDAPEEAAAVMVAPEEEKPAPEWSEKVAHGILTGASWLSWGLVKGAEYTEKAIHKGASKLREHITPENVPAEVNPNVAKGLNVAKQATGGAVKVSQFLVDGVCTVAGRVGRELAPHVKKHGSKLIPESLKKDKNGRSTLDGAMVVAASGMQGLATMWTGLETASKSIGKSVASETVSTVKHKFRGLENILDPPSNN